Genomic DNA from Hymenobacter jejuensis:
GTTTTGGTTTACTACTTTTGCGACTCCCAATGCGAAAGCGACGGAAAATGGTGACGTAGCTCAGTTGGTAGAGCAAAGGACTGAAAATCCTTGTGTCGATGGTTCGATTCCATTCGTCACCACAGAAAAGCCCCTTGTACATTGCGTATGAGGGGCTTTTCCTTTTCAAGGAGTTCGTTATGCTCACAAAACTCCAGGCTATTACAAGTGACTAATAATCAAATACTTGCAATAGTATAGGGTTTACTGCCCAGCCGCCCGCCGCTTTTCGTCTTCGGCACCGGTGGTGCGCTTGCGAGTGGGCGCTACTTTGTCGTTGCCGAAGCGATAGCTGAACGAGAGCGTCACGACGCGGGTATCCTGCGAAGAATTAAAAATCTCTTCAAACACCGTGTAGCGCGAGGTCGCGTGCAGAATATTGGTGTGCAGCACATCCGTTGCATTCAGGCGCAGGGTGCCTCGACCATCGTAGACGCTTTTCTGTACGCCCACGGCCAGTTGGCCAAAACTGCGTTGGGTCAGGAACGCGTAGCGCTGTCGGGACTCGTAGCTCGCGTTCACGTCGGCGGTCCACGTTTTGCCCAACTGCAAGGAATTGTTGGCGCTCAACAGAACAGCAAACTTCCCTGTCGGCGGGATCGAGCTCAGCAGACTGCCGTTGTAGTTGGCGAAAAACAACTCGGCATTGCCATAGAACTTCCACCACTTGGTGGGCTCTAGTGGGGCAGTCAAGGAAAGAGAATAGTTATGTAACGCCTTCAAATTCACATCCGTAGACCGAACCAGTCGATCACTGTCCAGCACATACACACTCACGAACGGCTGATCGGTATAGGCGTAGCTGAGGCTGGTAACGATCTTTTGGCGAAAGGTGTGCGTCACCTCAGCCCGGTAGCTGGCCTGCGGTTTTAACAACGGATTACCCGCCCGATACGAAGTCGCATCAATGTAAAAGCGAAACGGGTTGAGCTGGTTGTATGTCGGGCGGTCGAGGCGACGGCTAAGCGACAGCCCCAGTTCGTGGTTCTTGTTGAGCTTGCGGCTCACATTCAGGTTGGGGAAGAGTTGCAAATAATGCCGATCGAAATCGGCATTGGGCTTGTCCGTTTCCTGCCGGCCTGTGGCATTGGTCTGCTCGGCGCGCAAGCCGGCGTTGAGCGTGAAACCGGGGAGCGTGTGCCCAAAATTCAGGTACGCGGCGTTGATATTTTCGTCGTACTGAAAGTGATTTGATTTGTCAGGGTCGAGGAGGCTGTTGCCGTTGACCGTTCTCACGAACACTAAGTCATTGACAGACTGCACTTTACTTGCTTTTCCGCCGGCCTCTAGGCGCCAATGGTGGCGCATCGGGCGCGTATAATCGACCTTCGCCGACTGGATGGTGAGCTTACCGTCTTGCTGCCCCGTAAGCAGCCGCGGAGCGCGACTCGGCACATTATAAGTAGTCGTCAGCCGTTGTTGACGATCGGTGGTGTAGCGGGCCATGTCGGCATCAGCCGTGAGTTCGGCCGCGCCCAACGAGTCGGCCGTGAAGAGGTAGCGGAGCGTGAAGTTGGCCGCGCCGTTGGGCGTATGCCAGGCCCGCTTGTTGAGAACAGAGTAAAGACTGTCGGACTGGCTCTGCGAATTGAAAAACTCCGACACGTTTTGG
This window encodes:
- a CDS encoding outer membrane beta-barrel protein, with the translated sequence MLRSQSRFFFLIVAWLLAFPLAAQVRPALVTGTVRTATELPIEYATVTLLRATDSVVVKADFTDVEGHFRLEPVPAGRYLVSVAQIGFTRAWAGPLEVADGAVPPLAFLLQASAATQLQGVTVTERKPLFEKRPDRTVVNVEGSSLAAGNTTLDVLGRSPGMSVDGNDNLSLRGRQGLLVQINGKRIPLTGAELADYLRALPAEQVSTIELITNPSAKYDAQGGAGIIAINLKKDQRMGANGSANISYGRGRYGKFNTGLSLNYRQKNLNAYGSYAYLDRQNYQLLTFDRKYFDNDALLIRTHQRNDVRSNLQSHTWKAGLDYTVNQHLTLGAMLSGLANRYPSTTQNVSEFFNSQSQSDSLYSVLNKRAWHTPNGAANFTLRYLFTADSLGAAELTADADMARYTTDRQQRLTTTYNVPSRAPRLLTGQQDGKLTIQSAKVDYTRPMRHHWRLEAGGKASKVQSVNDLVFVRTVNGNSLLDPDKSNHFQYDENINAAYLNFGHTLPGFTLNAGLRAEQTNATGRQETDKPNADFDRHYLQLFPNLNVSRKLNKNHELGLSLSRRLDRPTYNQLNPFRFYIDATSYRAGNPLLKPQASYRAEVTHTFRQKIVTSLSYAYTDQPFVSVYVLDSDRLVRSTDVNLKALHNYSLSLTAPLEPTKWWKFYGNAELFFANYNGSLLSSIPPTGKFAVLLSANNSLQLGKTWTADVNASYESRQRYAFLTQRSFGQLAVGVQKSVYDGRGTLRLNATDVLHTNILHATSRYTVFEEIFNSSQDTRVVTLSFSYRFGNDKVAPTRKRTTGAEDEKRRAAGQ